In the Halorubrum ruber genome, CGGGCGGTTCGGCGCGTCCACCGGGAGGAGGTAGCCGACGACGCGGCCGTCGGCGACGCTCACCTGGGCGGCGCCCACCGCGAGCCCGTACTCCAGCAGGTCCGGGCTCGGCTGCCGGAGGTGCGACTGGAGCTCGCGGATCCGGTCGGCGTCGGCAGTCCGTCCCGGGCGGACTCGGGGGTCGGGGCCGTCGCGTTCGTCGGACGCTCGGTTGTCGCCGTCGCGTTCGTCCCTGCCGGAGCCGGACGCGTTCTCGCCCGCCATTCACACCACCGCCCAGAGCGCGACGGCGACGGCCGCGCCGCTGAGCGTCGCGAGGAAGTTCACGGCCTGGTTGCCGACCCGGTCGCCCTCGATCAGGGCGCCGAGGAGGCTGTCGACGGTCATCCCGGCGACGCCGGCGGCGACCACGGCGCCGCCCGCCGCAACGCCGCCCGGGGTTACCGGGTCGAGCACCGGCGTCCCGCCGGCGGCGAGGGCGCCGACGAGCAGGGCTCCGGAGAGGCCCGCCAGCTCCCCCTGCCAGGTGATCGCGCCGTCGGTGCCGGGCTCGACGCGGCGGAGCGTCGTCACCAGCCGCGGGCCGTCGAAGAGGCCGCCGATCTCCGAGGAGAGCGTGTCGGCCATCGCGGTCGCCGTCGCGCCCGCGAACGCGAAGCCGAGGGGGGCGGCCGGGACCGCGAGGTGCGGCGCGGCCGCGTACCCGACCACCGCCGCGAGCGCGACCGCAGAGTTCGCCAGCACGTTGCCGGTGCCGCGGGCGCCCTCGTTCTCCTGGGCGACTCCCCGGGCCGCCTTCTCGTCGAACCGGTACTTCGAGGCGAGGCCGCCGATCGCGTAGAAGGACATGAGCGTGAGGAACCAGCCGACGCCGCCGAGGACAACCGCGAGCAGCGCCGAGACGACGCCGGTGAGCATCCCGGCGACCGAGGCGGTGCCGATGGCGAAGGAGACGTAGCCGAGCGCGCCGGTCACCGCGAGGCCGACGACGATGAGGAGGGGGCCGACGGTCGGTTCCAAAGCGAGGAAGCCCCAGACGACGAACGCGACGAGGATCGTCGTGATGTGCGCGTCCCGGGAGAACACGAGCGAGCGGACGAGCGCCGCCGTCAGCGCGGCCGACGCGGCGAGGAAGACGAGGAGCGGGACCGTCTCCCCGTCGACGGGGGCGCCGGTCTGGAGCCGCACCCCGATCTGTCCGACGAGGGCGGCGGCCGTCCCGGCGGCGACGTAGCCGGCGACGAGCGGGAACTCGTCGGTCGTCCGGCGGGAGACGAGCGTCCGACCGAGGCGGCCGGCGCCGACCGCGAGCGCGGCGGCCGCGAACGCCTCGTACGGCAGCGGGGCGCGCGGCAGCGAGGCGAACAGCGCGAGGCCCGCGCCGGCGAGCGCGAAGGAGACGAGCCCGTAGAGGCGCTCCGCCTCGCGGTCGCCGGGCAGCGCGAGCGTCTCGAACCACTCCCCGTCGCGGACGCCGAAGAAGGCCGCGCCGGCGACGGCGAAGAAG is a window encoding:
- a CDS encoding GNAT family N-acetyltransferase is translated as MAGENASGSGRDERDGDNRASDERDGPDPRVRPGRTADADRIRELQSHLRQPSPDLLEYGLAVGAAQVSVADGRVVGYLLPVDAPNRPGVHVAELVVAPAFRREGRARGLLRAAIADADGPVTLQAHPDNDAALALYESLGFEVVERRPDAYADGDALVLRLG
- a CDS encoding DUF92 domain-containing protein, which encodes MIRRLRRASVFAAVAALAVLAPSLETAAAVPFFAVAGAAFFGVRDGEWFETLALPGDREAERLYGLVSFALAGAGLALFASLPRAPLPYEAFAAAALAVGAGRLGRTLVSRRTTDEFPLVAGYVAAGTAAALVGQIGVRLQTGAPVDGETVPLLVFLAASAALTAALVRSLVFSRDAHITTILVAFVVWGFLALEPTVGPLLIVVGLAVTGALGYVSFAIGTASVAGMLTGVVSALLAVVLGGVGWFLTLMSFYAIGGLASKYRFDEKAARGVAQENEGARGTGNVLANSAVALAAVVGYAAAPHLAVPAAPLGFAFAGATATAMADTLSSEIGGLFDGPRLVTTLRRVEPGTDGAITWQGELAGLSGALLVGALAAGGTPVLDPVTPGGVAAGGAVVAAGVAGMTVDSLLGALIEGDRVGNQAVNFLATLSGAAVAVALWAVV